A genomic region of Candidatus Neomarinimicrobiota bacterium contains the following coding sequences:
- a CDS encoding methyltransferase domain-containing protein yields the protein MAYSEWKSLQDVDRYARNRYRSWDQQWLDQREQKLVKRIFREHDLSGTILDIPSGYGRFHRLLEAFGTPLSADLGSKPLHYMTETLGMSGESVNCAAEKLPFSDKSVDVIFCFRLMQHIHTGEERKAVLKEFGRVSCRWIVISVYLSNPLHRLLRAVSSPSARITMLSRSGFESDLQKADLTILKKVSVAPGLHAQRVYLLAVGKLP from the coding sequence GTGGCTTATTCTGAATGGAAGAGTTTGCAGGATGTTGATCGATACGCGAGAAACCGGTATCGGTCATGGGACCAACAGTGGCTGGACCAGAGAGAGCAGAAGTTGGTGAAGAGGATCTTCCGTGAGCACGACCTTTCAGGGACCATTCTTGACATCCCGTCGGGTTACGGCCGGTTCCATCGTCTGCTGGAGGCGTTCGGGACACCTCTTTCAGCCGATCTTGGGTCCAAGCCTCTCCACTATATGACTGAAACCCTTGGGATGAGTGGCGAATCTGTAAACTGTGCGGCAGAGAAACTCCCCTTTTCCGACAAAAGTGTGGATGTCATTTTTTGCTTTAGGCTCATGCAGCACATTCATACAGGGGAGGAGCGGAAGGCGGTTTTGAAAGAGTTCGGGCGGGTGAGCTGTCGATGGATTGTGATTTCGGTATATCTTTCCAACCCGCTTCATCGACTCCTCCGGGCGGTCTCATCGCCATCGGCACGAATTACCATGTTGAGCCGATCGGGATTTGAGTCTGATCTTCAGAAAGCTGACCTGACAATATTGAAAAAGGTGTCCGTAGCACCGGGTCTTCACGCCCAGCGAGTCTATCTACTTGCTGTGGGAAAGTTGCCGTAG
- a CDS encoding lipopolysaccharide kinase InaA family protein, protein MTHFGSSVSIYGDLPEPLTMSDFSNRDSILSKAEQVYKTSPNLVARLDSTEGPIVIKWFGWRHSVHYYLSPTFPSRAYASWSVAHALKRAGARTPEPLYVYTRRHMGFIKENFSVTEAIYPHTRLRPLLLSNASETLFSTAIEDLARSLAKMHRRGILHRDLTTANFLVNDAGKVFIIDLNRARQLSELSTHHRLTDLAKLTFKTAETNLTEELTRLFFDTYTAESKTLPNLIRPYRNYRERLLRRRRLKKKLRQLSHSK, encoded by the coding sequence ATGACCCATTTTGGCTCATCCGTCTCAATCTATGGAGATCTGCCGGAACCTTTGACCATGAGCGATTTCTCAAACAGAGATTCCATCCTGTCGAAAGCCGAACAGGTGTACAAGACTTCCCCGAATCTCGTCGCCCGCCTCGATTCCACTGAAGGTCCCATCGTGATCAAGTGGTTCGGCTGGCGGCATTCCGTTCACTACTATCTCAGCCCTACGTTTCCCAGCCGGGCCTACGCAAGCTGGTCCGTGGCTCATGCTCTCAAACGTGCCGGTGCACGCACGCCGGAACCTCTTTATGTGTATACGCGCCGCCACATGGGATTTATCAAGGAGAATTTCTCTGTCACTGAGGCCATTTATCCCCACACCCGGCTCCGTCCTCTGTTACTCTCCAACGCTTCGGAAACCTTGTTCAGCACGGCAATCGAGGATCTGGCCCGCAGCCTTGCCAAGATGCATCGAAGGGGAATCCTTCACCGCGATCTCACAACAGCCAACTTTCTCGTTAATGACGCCGGAAAGGTCTTCATTATTGATCTTAACCGCGCCAGACAGTTAAGTGAACTTTCCACTCACCACCGCTTGACCGATCTGGCAAAACTGACATTCAAAACCGCTGAGACGAACCTCACTGAAGAGCTCACACGGCTCTTCTTTGACACCTACACGGCGGAATCCAAAACCTTACCAAACTTGATCCGTCCGTATCGAAATTATCGCGAAAGACTCCTCCGAAGACGCAGACTGAAGAAAAAGCTACGGCAACTTTCCCACAGCAAGTAG
- a CDS encoding NAD-dependent epimerase/dehydratase family protein has protein sequence MRVFVAGGTGFVGGYVLEELVLREHDAVVLVRSGSERKLPKGFKGEIVSGDALNFSMPSDCDAVIHLIGILREFRRRGISFEKSQFQAAKAVADRALGAGVNRFILQSANRVRPDGTKYQYTKYLAEEYVKSKKFDWTIFRPSTLFGDPTHPSGPVGKPEFCTTLRDKMIKLPLPAPLFHPGLNLMKAGKFKLQPIHVKDLAKGIVASLDHQKSTGKIYPVGGKDQLTWHEIISLIADASGKKKWKVPAPGWAVKLMASLFAWIPAFPITVDQITMLMEGNTCDGSEFLSHFKIDPVPFNGENLSYLS, from the coding sequence ATGCGTGTGTTTGTAGCAGGTGGCACAGGATTTGTTGGGGGGTATGTTCTGGAGGAATTGGTCCTCCGGGAGCATGACGCTGTGGTTCTCGTTCGGTCAGGCAGCGAAAGGAAACTACCGAAAGGCTTTAAGGGAGAGATTGTAAGTGGTGATGCTCTCAACTTTTCCATGCCCTCTGATTGTGATGCTGTCATTCACTTGATCGGGATTCTGCGGGAGTTCAGGCGGCGCGGGATCTCTTTTGAGAAGAGCCAGTTCCAGGCCGCAAAGGCCGTGGCCGACCGCGCCTTAGGTGCGGGCGTCAACCGGTTCATTCTCCAGAGTGCCAACAGGGTGAGACCTGACGGCACAAAATATCAATACACGAAATACCTTGCTGAAGAATATGTGAAGAGTAAGAAGTTTGATTGGACAATTTTCCGGCCGTCCACACTCTTTGGGGACCCAACACATCCCAGCGGTCCTGTAGGCAAACCGGAATTCTGTACAACACTCCGGGACAAAATGATCAAACTTCCTTTGCCGGCGCCACTGTTTCATCCGGGCCTGAATCTTATGAAAGCAGGGAAATTCAAGCTTCAACCCATCCATGTGAAAGACCTGGCAAAGGGGATAGTGGCATCACTCGACCATCAGAAATCGACGGGGAAAATATACCCCGTTGGGGGGAAAGACCAGCTGACCTGGCACGAGATCATTAGTCTCATCGCCGACGCTTCCGGGAAGAAGAAGTGGAAAGTGCCAGCGCCTGGGTGGGCTGTGAAACTTATGGCCTCCCTTTTCGCGTGGATTCCCGCATTTCCCATTACTGTGGATCAAATAACCATGTTGATGGAAGGGAATACGTGCGACGGCTCGGAGTTCCTCTCCCATTTCAAAATAGACCCTGTCCCCTTCAATGGCGAGAATCTGTCATATCTTTCTTGA
- a CDS encoding pitrilysin family protein — MVRRIPFQNVLFLGYVGLLFLQTASAQSLKAFEKNVTEFTLDNGLNFIVVERHEAPVVSLFTYADVGSVDEIKGITGIAHIFEHMAFKGTRNIGTDDYESEKAVMDRMDRLFLEMKKERRKGNQVNEGRLEGLEEQFEKAQQEAQEYLVHDEFEEAIDRQGGVGLNATTGPDATRYFYSLPSNKLELWMSLESDRFLNPVLREFYKEKDVVMEERRLGENNPIGRLVEDFLATAYKAHPYGEPVVGHMSDLKTITREEGEAWFAKYYGANNLTIAIVGDVKPREVEEMADTYFGRLRKGEKPEPVETVEPEQQGERRCTVVAQAQPLIIIGYHRPDINHPDNAAFDAITDMMGRGRTSRLYKRLVKEKKIAISVGAFTGLTGDKYPGLFIFYAFPAKDQTNEESEETLYDEIEKMKTELVTAEELEKAKTRARADLIRQLNSNFGLAYQLTFYEVVTGGWRNLFRQLERIEKLTEEDIRRVAKEYFDRKNKTVGTLVTEEVGT, encoded by the coding sequence ATGGTCCGTAGAATACCATTCCAGAATGTTCTTTTCCTGGGCTATGTGGGTTTACTGTTTCTGCAGACGGCTTCGGCACAGAGTCTGAAGGCGTTCGAGAAAAATGTAACAGAGTTTACTCTCGACAACGGCCTGAACTTTATCGTTGTGGAACGACACGAGGCCCCCGTGGTTTCCCTGTTTACCTACGCGGACGTGGGATCTGTTGATGAGATAAAAGGAATCACCGGGATTGCTCACATATTTGAACACATGGCCTTCAAAGGAACGCGGAACATTGGGACAGACGATTACGAATCGGAAAAAGCGGTCATGGACCGGATGGACAGACTTTTTCTCGAGATGAAAAAGGAACGGAGAAAAGGAAATCAGGTCAATGAGGGGCGGTTAGAAGGGCTCGAAGAACAGTTCGAAAAAGCCCAGCAGGAAGCGCAAGAATACCTGGTGCACGATGAATTCGAGGAGGCCATCGACCGTCAGGGCGGTGTGGGTCTCAACGCCACTACCGGTCCGGATGCCACCCGATATTTCTACAGCCTTCCATCCAACAAGCTTGAATTGTGGATGTCACTGGAGTCGGATCGGTTTCTGAATCCTGTTCTTCGGGAGTTCTACAAAGAAAAGGATGTGGTGATGGAGGAACGGCGCCTCGGTGAAAACAATCCAATCGGAAGGCTCGTGGAGGATTTTCTTGCCACGGCCTACAAAGCCCATCCCTACGGGGAACCTGTGGTCGGTCACATGTCTGATCTGAAGACGATTACGCGGGAAGAGGGAGAAGCTTGGTTTGCAAAATACTATGGCGCCAATAACTTGACTATTGCTATCGTGGGCGATGTGAAGCCGAGAGAGGTGGAGGAAATGGCCGACACCTACTTTGGAAGACTTCGCAAGGGTGAAAAGCCTGAACCGGTGGAAACGGTGGAGCCGGAGCAGCAAGGGGAGCGCCGCTGCACCGTGGTCGCTCAAGCCCAGCCTCTTATCATCATTGGCTACCACCGTCCAGACATTAATCATCCTGATAACGCAGCTTTTGACGCCATCACCGATATGATGGGAAGGGGCCGGACGTCAAGACTCTATAAACGCCTGGTGAAGGAAAAGAAGATCGCCATCAGCGTTGGAGCTTTCACGGGGCTCACGGGCGATAAATACCCCGGACTGTTCATTTTCTATGCGTTCCCGGCCAAAGATCAGACAAATGAGGAAAGCGAGGAAACCCTCTACGACGAGATTGAGAAGATGAAAACTGAACTGGTGACCGCTGAGGAGCTCGAAAAAGCCAAGACGAGGGCCCGAGCGGACTTGATTCGCCAGCTGAATTCCAATTTCGGCCTGGCTTACCAGCTCACCTTTTATGAGGTGGTCACCGGTGGCTGGCGCAACCTGTTCCGTCAATTGGAACGAATAGAAAAGCTGACAGAGGAAGACATCAGGCGGGTGGCCAAGGAGTATTTTGACCGTAAGAATAAGACCGTGGGAACCTTGGTGACAGAGGAGGTGGGAACATGA
- a CDS encoding pitrilysin family protein, which translates to MKTKCFRLWLSAALIVLAFVAPGRGQKHYKDLKYPKLHKLKIPDVKRVELDNGIILFLVEDHEVPLINLSARIGVGSIYDTPEKIGLGSITGQVMRTGGTSTMTGDEIDEALESIAATVETGIGLTSGHASMSVLKEHLDKGLSILADVLMHPAFAEEKIHLAKIQSRSSISRRNDNPHSITFREYNKLIYGTGSVYARHTEYATIDAITRDDLVFFHEQFFHPDNVMISIWGDFKTRTMIKKIEGIFDDWKAVGFKRPRVPEVDYTYDTSISLVRKEDINQTHIMMGHIGGLRSNPDYFALLVMNDILGGGFTGRLFKNVRSRMGLAYSVFGAYGANYDYPGTFYVGCQTKAETTVEALNAMRAEVEKMAREPVTDEELAQAKESFLNSFVFNFDTKSEIVNRIMTYEYYGYPRDFLEKTKETIEKVSKEDVLRVARKYLQPDKLRILAVGNPENFDQSLSTLSDVREIDITIPSAEEEASEAIESSLIR; encoded by the coding sequence ATGAAGACAAAATGTTTTAGACTCTGGCTCTCCGCAGCCCTTATTGTGCTGGCCTTTGTGGCTCCTGGGAGGGGCCAGAAGCACTATAAGGACCTCAAATATCCTAAACTCCATAAGCTGAAGATTCCCGACGTTAAGCGTGTGGAATTAGACAATGGAATAATCCTGTTTCTGGTGGAGGACCATGAGGTGCCCCTCATCAACCTTTCGGCCCGCATCGGAGTCGGTTCAATCTACGACACACCGGAAAAAATCGGTCTGGGCTCCATCACGGGGCAGGTCATGCGAACAGGGGGCACTTCGACAATGACAGGTGATGAAATTGATGAAGCGCTGGAAAGTATTGCGGCCACCGTGGAAACGGGCATTGGACTCACCTCGGGCCATGCCAGCATGTCTGTTTTGAAAGAGCACCTGGATAAGGGACTTTCCATTCTCGCCGATGTTCTGATGCATCCTGCTTTTGCCGAGGAAAAAATCCATCTGGCAAAAATTCAATCCCGAAGCTCCATTTCCCGGCGCAACGACAATCCTCACAGTATCACCTTCAGAGAGTATAATAAGTTGATCTACGGTACGGGCAGTGTCTATGCCAGGCATACGGAATATGCAACCATTGATGCGATTACGCGAGATGATCTGGTTTTCTTCCATGAGCAGTTTTTTCACCCGGATAATGTGATGATCAGTATATGGGGTGATTTCAAGACCAGGACGATGATCAAGAAGATCGAAGGCATATTTGATGACTGGAAGGCTGTGGGATTCAAAAGACCCCGGGTTCCGGAGGTAGACTATACCTACGACACGTCCATCAGTCTTGTAAGAAAGGAAGATATTAATCAGACACATATAATGATGGGGCATATAGGGGGATTGAGAAGCAATCCTGACTATTTTGCTCTGCTTGTCATGAACGACATTCTGGGTGGAGGCTTTACAGGCCGCCTGTTCAAGAATGTGAGGTCACGCATGGGGCTTGCCTACTCCGTATTTGGCGCTTATGGAGCTAACTATGACTATCCCGGGACATTCTATGTTGGATGCCAGACGAAGGCGGAAACCACCGTGGAGGCCCTCAATGCCATGCGGGCGGAGGTGGAGAAGATGGCGCGTGAACCGGTCACCGATGAAGAGCTTGCCCAGGCGAAAGAGAGCTTTCTCAACTCCTTCGTGTTCAACTTCGACACAAAGAGCGAAATTGTTAACCGCATCATGACGTACGAGTATTATGGCTATCCGCGAGATTTTCTGGAGAAAACCAAAGAAACTATTGAGAAGGTCTCTAAAGAAGATGTTCTTAGGGTCGCCCGAAAATACCTTCAGCCAGACAAGCTTCGGATACTTGCCGTGGGGAACCCGGAGAACTTTGATCAGTCCCTGTCGACATTGAGTGATGTGCGGGAAATTGATATTACCATTCCCTCTGCGGAGGAAGAAGCCTCAGAAGCGATCGAGTCCTCATTGATCAGATGA
- a CDS encoding M1 family aminopeptidase, whose translation MNTKGYRLLLYLGILICPFLMSGQDVRQEILKMERARALRMEELFRSRGLQGEEAGFDVTFYRVSLNIDPGTKSIAGDVTMRAHSTVSDLQEVTLDLYNNMVVDSITSEGSLLAYSHADNKLNIDLSRKHDTGEAFAVRIYYSGQPVNEGGFHSFTFEEHEGVPIISTLSEPFGSPTWWPCNDDPADKADSVDLIITVPSSLVVASNGVLISEITHGDGTKTFFWKERYPISSYLVSLAITNYETFSDYYHYSESDSMEVVYFVYPEDLNAAKEDFTVIVPMIEYYSSLFGQYPFIEEKYGMAEFPWGGAMEHQTCTSYGSRLIQGNHYYDWIIAHELAHQWFGNLITMKGWSHIWLNEGFASYAEALWEETLHGRGAYLNYMDRMDSGLFPTSVFVYDSTDIYSLFNRTVYDKGAWVLHMLRRVMGDSAFFQAMKTYVEEYPFENATTEDFCRICESYYADDLDWFFHQWIYERFRPTYEYSWYETTSEGNHIVSLRLVQTSTGSTLFKMPLDIVLTMASGETTFVVWDSLKTQEFQFVLDEAVTHLEIDPEGWVLKELQYAAGLPASPGMAEAFSLSQNYPNPFNSSTRIPYELTREGAVTLEIIDLAGSAVTRLLVQEGLPGHHVVSWDGRNGNGEPVASGIYICRLRVDTGGGGKTQKMRKMALIR comes from the coding sequence ATGAACACCAAAGGGTATCGTTTGCTACTCTACCTGGGGATTCTCATCTGCCCCTTTCTTATGTCGGGCCAGGATGTGCGCCAGGAGATTCTGAAGATGGAACGGGCACGCGCTCTTCGCATGGAGGAGCTCTTCCGGTCAAGGGGTCTGCAAGGAGAAGAAGCCGGGTTTGATGTCACCTTTTACCGCGTAAGCCTCAATATCGATCCGGGGACAAAAAGCATTGCTGGCGATGTGACAATGCGGGCCCACTCCACGGTTTCGGACCTTCAAGAGGTAACACTCGACCTCTATAACAATATGGTTGTTGATTCGATCACGAGTGAAGGCTCACTTCTTGCGTATTCTCACGCGGACAACAAGCTAAATATTGATCTTTCCAGGAAACATGACACGGGGGAGGCGTTTGCCGTGAGGATCTATTACAGTGGTCAGCCGGTGAATGAGGGCGGTTTTCATTCCTTTACGTTTGAAGAGCATGAAGGTGTACCTATCATCTCAACCTTGAGCGAACCGTTCGGATCGCCCACCTGGTGGCCGTGTAACGATGATCCCGCAGACAAGGCCGATTCGGTAGACCTGATTATTACGGTGCCCTCCTCGCTCGTCGTGGCATCAAACGGAGTCCTCATTAGCGAGATAACCCACGGAGACGGCACGAAAACGTTTTTCTGGAAGGAGCGGTACCCCATCAGCTCCTACCTGGTATCACTTGCCATTACTAATTATGAGACTTTCTCTGATTATTATCACTATTCCGAAAGTGATTCCATGGAAGTGGTCTATTTCGTCTATCCGGAAGATCTGAATGCCGCGAAAGAGGATTTTACCGTTATTGTGCCAATGATTGAATACTATTCGTCGCTCTTTGGCCAGTATCCATTCATTGAGGAGAAGTACGGGATGGCGGAGTTTCCGTGGGGCGGTGCCATGGAACATCAAACGTGCACAAGCTACGGATCGAGATTGATTCAAGGGAATCATTACTACGATTGGATCATCGCACACGAATTAGCTCACCAGTGGTTCGGTAACCTCATCACCATGAAAGGGTGGTCCCATATCTGGCTGAATGAGGGATTTGCCTCTTACGCGGAGGCTCTCTGGGAGGAGACTCTCCATGGGCGGGGAGCGTATCTCAATTACATGGACCGGATGGATTCCGGTCTGTTTCCTACGTCCGTATTCGTTTATGATTCAACAGATATCTATTCCCTGTTCAATCGCACGGTATACGACAAGGGAGCATGGGTGCTTCATATGTTGCGCCGTGTTATGGGGGATTCTGCGTTTTTTCAGGCAATGAAAACATACGTAGAAGAGTACCCATTTGAAAATGCAACCACAGAGGATTTTTGCAGGATCTGCGAATCGTACTATGCGGATGATCTCGACTGGTTTTTCCATCAATGGATTTATGAGCGGTTTCGGCCTACCTACGAATACAGCTGGTACGAGACCACGAGTGAGGGGAATCATATTGTAAGCTTGAGATTGGTCCAGACATCGACAGGTTCAACACTCTTCAAAATGCCGCTGGACATTGTTCTAACGATGGCGTCCGGCGAAACGACCTTCGTGGTATGGGATAGCCTGAAAACGCAGGAATTTCAGTTCGTTCTGGATGAGGCAGTGACCCATCTGGAGATTGATCCGGAAGGGTGGGTCCTGAAAGAACTGCAATACGCCGCGGGGCTTCCGGCATCTCCCGGGATGGCCGAAGCATTTTCCCTTTCTCAAAACTACCCAAATCCGTTTAATTCCAGCACCAGGATTCCTTATGAATTAACCCGCGAGGGAGCAGTTACGCTGGAAATTATCGACTTAGCGGGCAGCGCAGTAACACGGTTACTGGTCCAGGAGGGACTACCAGGCCACCACGTGGTGAGCTGGGATGGTCGCAACGGAAATGGCGAACCGGTTGCAAGCGGGATTTACATCTGCCGGCTCCGTGTTGACACGGGGGGCGGGGGCAAAACTCAAAAAATGAGAAAAATGGCACTCATTCGTTAG